One segment of Alnus glutinosa chromosome 2, dhAlnGlut1.1, whole genome shotgun sequence DNA contains the following:
- the LOC133861010 gene encoding WRKY transcription factor 71-like, with amino-acid sequence MSEENQDLSHDNPFYYSHHEINHSTFPFFNNNPMVAPTQNLQGFDPSYMSFTDCLHGSMDYNTLSRAFDMSCSSSEVITPIDDNLIKKAAVVGDSGGTSCENLSTPNSSMSCSSNEAAGDQEESVKSIIDKQPQGCEDGDEEKSKKGNKQKKKEKRQREPRFAFLTKSEIDHLEDGYRWRKYGQKAVKNSAYPRSYYRCTSQKCNVKKRVERCFQDPSVVITTYEGQHNHQYPATLRGNAAGMLSPSFLASASVGQSFPQALFSQLLPTNNQADPNYMFYGNLTQQQQQQQQQLPDYGLLQDLVPPFSNKRQP; translated from the exons ATGTCTGAAGAAAACCAAGATCTAAGCCATGATAATCCTTTTTACTACAGTCACCATGAAATCAACCACTCAACCTTTCCTTTCTTCAACAATAATCCCATGGTCGCACCCACACAAAACCTGCAAGGGTTTGATCCCTCATACATGAGCTTCACTGACTGCTTACATGGCTCTATGGACTACAACACCCTCTCAAGAGCCTTTGACATGTCTTGCTCATCATCTGAAGTAATCACTCCAATTGACGACAATTTGATCAAGAAGGCGGCCGTTGTGGGAGACTCCGGCGGAACCAGCTGTGAAAACCTCTCGACCCCTAATTCTTCGATGTCTTGTTCATCTAACGAGGCAGCAGGTGATCAGGAAGAATCGGTTAAGAGTATCATAGATAAGCAGCCACAAGGGTGTGAAGATGGAGATGAAGAAAAGTCTAAGAAAGG GAAcaagcagaaaaagaaagaaaaacggCAAAGGGAGCCGCGGTTTGCCTTTTTGACTAAGAGCGAGATTGATCATCTTGAGGACGGTTACAGATGGAGAAAGTATGGCCAGAAGGCTGTGAAGAATAGCGCTTATCCAAG AAGTTATTACAGATGCACGAGTCAGAAGTGCAACGTGAAAAAGCGTGTCGAGAGGTGTTTCCAAGATCCATCAGTAGTGATCACAACATATGAAGGGCAGCACAACCACCAATATCCAGCAACCCTCCGAGGAAATGCTGCCGGAATGCTGTCACCTTCCTTCCTGGCGTCGGCTTCAGTTGGACAAAGCTTTCCCCAAGCACTATTTTCGCAGTTGCTTCCAACAAATAACCAAGCTGACCCAAATTACATGTTTTATGGCAACCTCActcagcagcagcagcagcagcagcagcagctcCCTGACTATGGCTTGTTGCAAGATTTAGTTCCCCCATTTAGCAACAAGCGACAGCCATGA